The following coding sequences lie in one Paenibacillus durus ATCC 35681 genomic window:
- a CDS encoding glycosyltransferase family 8 protein — protein MIELVLAFQDKDGKYAEHAGVVLASVFHHTSSPVNVHILHDETLNEDNKQKLIELTTRFNHTINFYHIIIPEDMLQAMAGVGSINIWTQASMYRLLLPALIPVDKIIYLDCDVLVNMDITELWQIELGSYYLGAIQDQGIMAVAQNINSKGLNPDIYFNSGVLLFSLNNIRANPRWYEETLNFFRNFPDTTMPDQDALNGVYGGNYLPLDVRFNSFSLASVDHDFTNKIVHFAGTEKCWDANSIGAELYQNYLNLTPWSVQQPQKAVELHPTQVHPTVVQKNKKRKSAKRYRKRIYNTASHNSLKKRRTRKVFLGKLPFKRSRRTKISLIDLPSLRLIRLIRTNKGHQHKETSSTPNLPLRKHI, from the coding sequence ATGATTGAACTAGTCTTGGCTTTTCAGGATAAGGATGGGAAATATGCTGAGCATGCTGGGGTCGTTCTTGCATCAGTTTTCCACCATACCAGTTCCCCTGTTAATGTTCATATTTTGCATGACGAGACTTTAAACGAAGATAACAAGCAAAAACTCATTGAATTAACAACCAGATTTAACCACACGATTAATTTCTATCACATCATTATACCTGAGGATATGCTTCAGGCAATGGCGGGCGTTGGTTCCATTAACATATGGACGCAGGCCAGTATGTACCGATTACTTCTTCCTGCATTAATTCCGGTGGACAAAATTATTTATCTGGACTGCGATGTTCTGGTAAACATGGACATTACGGAGCTGTGGCAAATAGAACTGGGTAGTTATTATTTGGGTGCAATTCAGGATCAGGGCATTATGGCGGTAGCGCAAAATATCAATTCCAAGGGTCTAAATCCAGATATTTATTTTAACTCCGGGGTTCTTTTATTTTCTTTGAACAATATCCGGGCCAATCCTCGCTGGTACGAAGAGACGCTGAATTTTTTTCGGAACTTCCCCGACACTACCATGCCTGATCAGGATGCATTAAATGGAGTGTACGGGGGCAATTACCTCCCGTTGGATGTGCGCTTTAACTCGTTCAGCCTAGCCTCCGTTGATCATGACTTTACGAATAAAATTGTCCATTTCGCCGGAACGGAAAAGTGTTGGGATGCTAATTCTATAGGCGCAGAATTGTACCAGAATTACCTTAACCTAACGCCGTGGAGTGTACAGCAGCCTCAAAAGGCAGTGGAATTACATCCTACCCAAGTCCATCCTACGGTTGTTCAGAAAAATAAGAAACGCAAGAGCGCGAAGAGATATCGGAAACGCATATATAACACAGCTTCCCATAACAGCTTGAAAAAACGCAGAACACGGAAAGTTTTCCTGGGAAAGCTGCCATTTAAAAGAAGCAGACGAACGAAGATCAGCCTGATTGATCTGCCCAGTTTGAGATTGATCAGACTCATCAGAACCAATAAAGGTCATCAGCACAAAGAGACGAGTTCGACACCCAATCTGCCGTTGAGAAAACATATTTAA
- a CDS encoding DEAD/DEAH box helicase yields the protein MNFKDLNLIPSLLKALDKENYTTPTPIQEQSIPSVLAGRDLFGCAQTGTGKTAAFSLPIIQLLHEQASRSGSARPIRALILTPTRELALQIAENIGAYSKFTSLRCTAVVGGVSQKVQERALGLGTDILIATPGRLIDLINQKRVDLQNVKILVLDEADRMLDMGFINDVKRIIAKMPAKRQTLFFSATMPPEITNMVKSLLVNPVKVEITPVSSTVDRIKQSLYLLEKGTKQKLLNRLLQDQTIVSALVFTRTKRGADRVTRDLTKAGITAQAIHGNKSQTDRQNSLRNFKNGTTRVLVATDIAARGIDIDELSHVINYNLPQIPETYVHRIGRTGRAGLSGTAISFCEIEELPFLKDIEKLIGKKIPEVKDHSFRMERTPDSLKRDRLSKPAVAKPAKSSKPSKSSSPAKPSSLAKSKANHDRKPKSEWFKQGNPGNGKANGKAREAAKGNGRTARSTAVNKTGR from the coding sequence ATGAATTTTAAAGATTTGAATCTGATTCCTTCCCTTTTGAAAGCTTTGGACAAAGAAAATTATACAACGCCAACACCGATACAGGAGCAGTCTATTCCGTCCGTGTTAGCTGGCAGAGATTTGTTTGGCTGTGCGCAGACCGGAACGGGGAAAACCGCCGCTTTTTCTTTGCCGATTATCCAGCTGCTCCATGAGCAGGCAAGCCGATCGGGCTCAGCGAGACCTATCCGTGCCTTGATTCTGACCCCGACCAGGGAGTTGGCGCTGCAAATCGCGGAAAATATTGGCGCTTACAGTAAGTTCACCTCTTTACGCTGCACAGCGGTCGTTGGCGGCGTATCGCAAAAAGTCCAAGAAAGGGCGCTGGGTCTCGGAACGGATATCCTGATTGCCACACCGGGGAGACTGATCGATCTGATCAATCAGAAGCGGGTGGATCTGCAAAATGTGAAAATTCTGGTACTGGATGAAGCCGATAGAATGCTGGATATGGGCTTTATCAACGATGTGAAGCGGATTATTGCCAAGATGCCCGCCAAAAGACAAACGCTCTTCTTCTCGGCAACGATGCCTCCGGAAATCACCAACATGGTTAAGTCGCTTCTGGTGAATCCGGTGAAGGTTGAAATCACCCCAGTATCGTCTACGGTTGACCGTATCAAGCAGTCGCTCTATCTGCTCGAAAAGGGCACTAAGCAGAAACTGTTAAACCGGCTGCTGCAGGATCAAACGATTGTTTCCGCCTTGGTTTTTACACGGACCAAACGCGGCGCGGACCGTGTCACCCGAGATTTGACCAAAGCGGGCATTACCGCACAGGCCATTCACGGCAACAAATCGCAAACGGACCGTCAGAATTCCCTGCGAAACTTTAAAAACGGGACGACCCGTGTGCTGGTAGCGACGGACATCGCCGCCCGGGGGATTGATATTGACGAGCTCTCCCATGTGATCAACTACAATCTGCCCCAGATACCGGAGACCTATGTTCACCGGATTGGCCGTACCGGCAGAGCGGGACTGAGCGGTACGGCGATTTCTTTTTGCGAAATCGAAGAACTCCCCTTTCTTAAGGATATTGAGAAATTAATCGGCAAAAAGATTCCCGAAGTCAAGGATCATTCCTTTAGGATGGAGCGGACTCCGGACTCCCTCAAAAGGGACAGGTTATCGAAACCGGCAGTCGCCAAACCTGCCAAATCGTCCAAGCCGTCCAAATCGTCAAGTCCGGCCAAACCGTCCTCGCTTGCCAAGTCCAAGGCGAACCACGACCGAAAGCCCAAATCCGAATGGTTTAAGCAAGGCAATCCGGGGAATGGGAAGGCAAACGGCAAGGCTAGGGAAGCGGCCAAAGGAAACGGTAGAACGGCGAGAAGTACAGCAGTTAATAAAACGGGCAGATAA
- a CDS encoding ATP-binding protein, whose product MLDLRKWDFQANGVVPLKGEWEFYRDQLLTPESFQTSHSSPDKTPKFTGLVHVPGVWNSYMGSPGSHKATGYATYRLRILVPERENKIYGIKTDNIRSANRIFVNGTEVGASGDPAAPGKEGGQRNIPYAGFASINGGEIEILVQIANYSYSSGGMVYPISFGDYKAIMNIEKKEFFGDSLIAFGFLVSTVYFMLMYRLRRQETSLLYLGGISLFACIYVLTHGEKVIGDLFPALPYDAVLRLQMIASVGVYFCVVHYVALYSRAAVHRPVLLLCRWITGVDIIVALCVPTLLFSKWDGVWLVWSMFILGYIIYMMIKSLRLRSLDRLFMLVNILSLLIVIIVSLLNVYGKLESQLLSSYGILIFLIAQALQSAFRSANSFHEVEQLSQKLLTLDGLKDEFMASTSHELRTPLHGIVNMSSSLLEGVAGELNPKQKQHLSMIAATGKRLSLLVNDILDWARLKNGDIILDQRPVDLRPVVSAVLDILIFTTGSGKRLQFVQEWPGNLPLLNGDENRIQQILYNLLGNAIKFTAEGTITVSAEDCGREVKIAVADTGIGIAAERHDTIFLPFGEIGKPVDPAFLGMGLGLSITKKLVELGGGRIWVESEPDKGSVFFFTVPVADIPLLPESRTALKQVTFMGRGPTALAEQAAATEKKPVEGTLLIVDDDPVNLQVLTDILSVDNYRVIAVNEGTAAMEQLSLSRNIDLVITDWMMPGMSGLELCREIRLVYPLFRLPVLMLTARSRADDIELAFQSGINDYLDKPVDAIELRARVRTLITLRRSVQNAVSTEMAFLQAQIKPHFLYNALNTIIYMSKVESSKATELLLDLSKYLRGSFDFQNRDKLIPLHKELELVKAFLSLESARFEERLKVSYDIHASMNTLIPPLTIQPIVENAVRHGIMKKAAGGTIQLGIQETDQTIKVTVKDDGIGMPKERLEMILSGESGSGVGLMNIDRRLLSLYGRGLQVETRPHQGTEVYFEIPKESSGGHSQGKEGALS is encoded by the coding sequence GTGCTGGATTTGCGAAAATGGGACTTTCAGGCGAATGGGGTTGTTCCGCTTAAAGGGGAGTGGGAATTTTACCGCGATCAATTGCTGACGCCCGAAAGCTTTCAAACATCCCATTCGTCTCCTGATAAGACACCCAAGTTTACAGGTCTCGTTCATGTACCAGGCGTCTGGAATAGCTATATGGGTAGCCCCGGCAGCCACAAAGCTACGGGTTACGCAACCTACCGCCTGCGCATTCTGGTACCGGAGCGTGAAAATAAGATTTACGGGATCAAAACGGATAATATCCGGTCTGCGAACCGGATTTTTGTTAACGGGACAGAGGTTGGAGCGAGCGGTGATCCTGCTGCACCTGGTAAGGAAGGCGGCCAGCGCAATATCCCTTATGCCGGGTTTGCTTCTATCAATGGCGGGGAAATTGAAATCCTGGTGCAAATCGCCAACTACAGCTATTCATCGGGAGGGATGGTGTACCCTATCTCGTTCGGTGATTACAAAGCGATAATGAATATTGAGAAAAAGGAATTTTTTGGCGACTCGCTGATCGCCTTCGGCTTCCTGGTCTCAACCGTTTACTTTATGCTAATGTATCGATTGCGCAGACAGGAGACTTCCCTTCTCTATTTAGGGGGGATTTCATTATTCGCCTGCATTTATGTGCTGACTCATGGCGAGAAGGTCATAGGAGACCTATTTCCCGCTCTTCCTTATGATGCGGTATTAAGACTGCAGATGATAGCTTCTGTGGGCGTGTACTTTTGCGTCGTTCATTATGTTGCGTTGTACTCCCGGGCAGCCGTTCACAGACCTGTCCTGCTGCTGTGCAGATGGATTACCGGGGTCGACATCATTGTGGCGTTATGTGTTCCTACGCTCCTGTTCTCCAAGTGGGATGGGGTCTGGCTCGTATGGTCTATGTTCATTTTAGGATATATCATCTATATGATGATAAAAAGCTTGCGTTTGCGCAGCTTGGACAGGCTCTTTATGCTTGTAAATATTTTAAGCCTGCTTATTGTCATTATCGTCAGCCTGCTGAATGTGTACGGGAAGCTTGAGAGTCAACTGTTAAGCTCTTACGGCATACTGATCTTTCTTATCGCACAAGCGCTGCAGTCCGCATTTCGTTCGGCGAATTCTTTTCATGAAGTAGAGCAGCTGTCGCAAAAGCTTCTGACGCTTGACGGGCTGAAGGACGAATTCATGGCCAGCACGTCTCATGAACTGCGGACACCGCTCCATGGAATTGTAAATATGTCGTCTTCTTTGCTGGAAGGGGTGGCGGGTGAACTGAATCCGAAGCAGAAGCAACATCTTTCCATGATTGCAGCGACAGGAAAGCGGCTATCCTTGCTCGTTAATGATATTCTGGATTGGGCCAGGCTGAAAAATGGCGACATTATCCTTGACCAGCGTCCGGTAGATCTTCGGCCCGTCGTTTCGGCGGTTCTCGATATCCTGATCTTTACAACCGGCAGCGGAAAAAGATTGCAGTTTGTGCAAGAGTGGCCTGGAAATCTGCCGCTCCTGAATGGCGATGAAAATCGCATCCAGCAAATTTTATATAATTTATTGGGAAACGCCATTAAATTTACGGCTGAAGGAACGATTACCGTTTCTGCCGAGGATTGTGGCCGTGAAGTGAAGATTGCCGTGGCGGATACCGGAATTGGCATTGCCGCTGAACGGCATGATACGATATTCCTGCCCTTCGGGGAGATTGGGAAGCCGGTAGACCCTGCTTTCCTTGGGATGGGACTTGGACTAAGCATCACCAAGAAACTTGTCGAGCTTGGAGGCGGCCGGATTTGGGTGGAATCCGAACCGGATAAAGGATCGGTATTCTTCTTTACGGTGCCAGTGGCGGACATCCCCCTGTTACCCGAATCGAGGACCGCTTTAAAACAAGTTACCTTTATGGGGCGGGGGCCAACCGCTTTGGCCGAACAAGCTGCCGCAACGGAGAAGAAGCCTGTGGAGGGCACTTTGTTGATAGTGGACGATGACCCTGTAAATTTGCAGGTATTAACAGATATTCTTTCCGTAGATAACTACCGCGTTATTGCTGTCAATGAAGGGACTGCTGCAATGGAGCAGCTCTCTCTGAGCCGAAATATTGATCTGGTTATTACCGACTGGATGATGCCGGGGATGTCGGGGCTGGAACTGTGCAGGGAGATTCGCCTAGTATATCCGTTGTTCAGACTTCCGGTTCTTATGCTAACGGCGCGAAGCCGGGCGGATGATATTGAGCTTGCCTTTCAGTCGGGAATTAATGATTACCTGGACAAACCTGTTGATGCGATAGAGCTAAGGGCGAGAGTCCGCACCTTAATTACGCTTCGCCGATCCGTTCAGAACGCAGTAAGCACAGAGATGGCCTTTTTGCAGGCGCAGATTAAACCGCATTTTTTGTACAATGCTCTGAATACGATTATTTATATGTCCAAAGTGGAATCATCCAAGGCAACCGAGCTGCTCCTGGATTTAAGTAAATATTTACGGGGAAGCTTCGATTTTCAGAACCGCGACAAGCTCATTCCGCTGCATAAAGAATTAGAACTGGTCAAGGCATTCTTGTCTTTGGAAAGCGCGCGTTTCGAGGAGCGCCTGAAGGTATCCTATGACATTCATGCATCGATGAATACCCTCATTCCGCCTCTTACCATTCAACCGATTGTAGAGAATGCGGTCAGGCATGGAATTATGAAAAAAGCGGCAGGCGGCACCATTCAACTGGGCATTCAGGAAACCGACCAGACCATCAAGGTGACGGTAAAGGATGATGGAATCGGGATGCCGAAGGAGCGGCTGGAAATGATTTTGTCGGGGGAATCAGGCTCGGGTGTGGGGCTAATGAATATTGACCGGAGACTTCTGTCGCTGTATGGAAGGGGCTTGCAAGTGGAGACCCGGCCGCATCAGGGAACTGAGGTTTACTTTGAGATTCCTAAAGAATCATCCGGCGGTCACAGCCAAGGAAAGGAGGGAGCTTTATCCTAA
- a CDS encoding response regulator has protein sequence MDDEKPALMYLEMMLLTDGRFQVEGKYTSAQAGLEHLARSKVDVVFLDMDMPEMNGLEAGEQIQQLNSDIRIVYITAYSEYAIEAFEIHALDYVLKPIDPDRLAKTLNYIERSIPVREVNSFGNWRVRCFGHLSFDDGAGNDRQLKWKTAKAQELFAYLLHHRERWIAKEILLETLWPDYPKDKALTYLHTTVSQIRKLVKEWQGQISVEYALDSYRLVLDGILYDVSEFERATDREPAITGQNRLFYENILALYRGDYLEEYDYPWTETLKSNLLERYLNFVLRVAAYEIEHGFERKALERLHFAEKKAPYSEEICRLLLTTYARQGEYASLNRHYEAFVKLLHADLGIEPSQETIRIYNQCKKMTSP, from the coding sequence ATTGACGATGAGAAGCCTGCCTTAATGTATCTGGAAATGATGCTGCTCACCGATGGACGGTTCCAAGTTGAAGGGAAGTATACCTCTGCCCAAGCAGGGCTTGAGCATCTGGCCAGGTCCAAAGTGGATGTTGTATTTCTCGATATGGACATGCCTGAGATGAACGGGCTGGAAGCGGGGGAGCAAATTCAGCAACTGAACAGTGACATTCGCATCGTCTACATAACAGCATATTCGGAGTATGCGATCGAAGCCTTCGAAATTCATGCGCTTGACTATGTATTAAAGCCGATTGACCCGGATCGTCTGGCTAAGACGCTGAATTATATCGAGCGGAGCATCCCGGTAAGGGAAGTGAACAGCTTTGGCAATTGGAGGGTACGCTGCTTTGGTCATTTGTCTTTTGATGACGGCGCGGGTAATGACAGGCAGTTAAAGTGGAAGACGGCGAAAGCCCAAGAGTTGTTTGCTTATTTGCTCCATCACCGGGAACGGTGGATTGCCAAGGAAATCCTGCTCGAAACACTCTGGCCCGATTATCCCAAGGACAAGGCGCTGACCTATTTACATACCACCGTATCCCAGATTCGAAAGCTGGTCAAAGAGTGGCAGGGCCAGATATCCGTTGAATATGCTTTGGACAGCTACCGTCTTGTTCTGGATGGAATCCTGTACGATGTATCGGAATTTGAACGGGCAACTGATCGGGAGCCGGCTATTACCGGGCAGAACCGGCTTTTTTATGAAAATATCCTTGCACTCTACCGGGGCGATTACCTGGAAGAATATGATTATCCTTGGACGGAGACCCTGAAGAGCAATTTGCTGGAACGTTATTTGAATTTTGTGCTCAGGGTCGCAGCGTATGAGATAGAACACGGTTTTGAACGGAAAGCGCTTGAGCGGCTGCATTTTGCAGAGAAGAAAGCCCCCTACTCGGAAGAGATATGCCGCCTCTTGCTTACCACTTATGCCCGGCAGGGCGAATACGCTTCATTGAACCGTCATTACGAAGCCTTTGTTAAGCTCTTGCATGCAGACCTTGGAATTGAACCCAGCCAGGAAACGATAAGGATATATAATCAGTGTAAAAAAATGACAAGCCCTTAG
- a CDS encoding S-layer homology domain-containing protein, with product MRLKKHAIFLIILSITLYPFAIPAQVQAASGARHEKVGNDVFLGGNFIEVGIAGIGSFGTASSAPAGFHPTGGRPAIGFNVDNDGYDTGSPMNSGDYFLPGGPYEAFIVGYRSGSETGMINKFMNAARTGSSQIPSVTTDISSGDTLAARTIGTTSDGKIQVEQTVSFGVNDKYFKVSVKLKNISDETVYDVRYMRSVDPDIDMDMNGTYNTLNSVPQNPPNDSSAIVISKGPITGNALVLMSADPNVRASVGYGNDPYAAAAYDPDGSRLLKPESSEDTWIGLTGALGSLAPDQMKTFNLYESLDPDIDEAINNISNEAAPVPAAPTGLAATAGDGQASLSWNSVTGATYYEIYQGTAPGEYGESALATVSESTYNYTATGLENGKTYYFAVKAANDSGSSTYSNEVSATPQVSAPVSPVGLTAIGGNSQAQLSWNSVTGATYFEIYQGTAPGEYGESALTTVSGSTYSYTATGLTNGTTYYFAVKAGNDGGISGYSNEASATPLTVPAAPTDIIATAGDGQATVTFTTPTDNGGSAITGYEVTSSPGNIIAAGTASPITITGLQNGTTYTFTVKAINSVGSSAASAVSNAVTPHGSTPAEPTTPSIPQPMNTGVDALENGKVQSIGTATTTKVNDQTVTTVVIDPKKLDAILAAEDQHAVITIPVNTKADVVVGELNGQMVKNMEQKQAVLVIKTENATYTLPAQQININHLSDQLGKPVALQDIKVQIEIAAPKADTVKTVENAASKGQFTIVAPPLNFTVRGIYGDAKVEVSKFNAYVERTLAIPDGADPQKITTGVVIEPDGAVRHVPTKIVKVDGKYFAEVNSLTNSTYSVVWHPLEFKDVAKHWAKDAVNDMGSRMIVGGSGSDMFNPDQDITRAEFAAIVVRGLGLKPEGNAAPFSDVQQSDWYNDFIQTSYAYQLITGFEDGTFRPDDKITREQAMAIIAKAMTITDLKAKLPSKEAGEVLRPFADANKTSGWAKNSAADCLQAGIISGRNHSQLAPKDNITRAEVAAIIQRLLQKSDLIN from the coding sequence GTGAGACTAAAAAAACATGCAATATTTCTGATAATCCTGTCGATTACACTTTACCCTTTTGCGATACCTGCTCAAGTCCAAGCGGCTTCGGGGGCGCGTCATGAAAAAGTAGGAAATGACGTGTTCTTGGGTGGCAACTTTATTGAAGTGGGCATTGCGGGCATCGGTTCATTTGGTACGGCAAGCTCCGCACCGGCCGGATTTCATCCAACGGGAGGAAGACCGGCTATAGGCTTTAACGTGGATAACGACGGCTATGATACGGGAAGCCCTATGAACAGCGGGGACTACTTCCTTCCAGGGGGGCCTTATGAAGCCTTTATCGTCGGTTACCGCAGCGGATCAGAGACGGGTATGATCAACAAATTTATGAATGCTGCCCGAACGGGATCAAGTCAGATTCCGTCAGTAACTACCGATATTTCCAGCGGGGATACATTGGCGGCGAGAACGATCGGTACAACCTCCGACGGAAAAATTCAAGTGGAGCAGACGGTCTCATTTGGAGTTAATGATAAGTATTTCAAGGTGTCCGTTAAATTGAAGAACATCTCTGATGAAACGGTGTACGATGTGCGCTATATGAGAAGCGTCGATCCTGACATTGACATGGATATGAATGGCACTTATAATACGTTAAATTCTGTGCCTCAAAATCCTCCTAATGATTCTAGCGCAATCGTGATTTCAAAAGGACCCATAACCGGCAACGCATTAGTCCTGATGTCTGCCGACCCGAACGTAAGAGCATCGGTAGGGTATGGAAACGACCCTTATGCAGCCGCCGCTTACGATCCCGATGGAAGCCGATTGCTGAAGCCTGAATCATCTGAGGACACATGGATCGGATTAACCGGCGCACTCGGAAGCCTGGCTCCAGATCAAATGAAAACCTTTAATCTTTATGAAAGCTTGGATCCCGATATAGATGAAGCAATTAATAATATCTCTAATGAAGCAGCGCCAGTTCCTGCTGCTCCAACCGGACTTGCGGCAACCGCGGGTGACGGCCAAGCGAGCTTAAGCTGGAACAGCGTGACCGGAGCCACCTATTACGAAATATATCAAGGAACAGCACCCGGCGAATATGGTGAAAGCGCCCTGGCGACTGTGAGTGAATCAACTTATAATTACACAGCAACGGGTCTGGAAAATGGCAAAACATATTATTTCGCGGTCAAGGCGGCAAATGACAGCGGAAGCAGCACATACTCCAATGAAGTTTCCGCGACACCTCAGGTTTCGGCGCCCGTGTCACCCGTTGGACTTACCGCCATTGGAGGCAATAGCCAGGCACAATTAAGCTGGAACAGCGTGACCGGAGCCACCTATTTTGAAATATATCAAGGAACAGCCCCCGGCGAATATGGTGAAAGCGCCTTGACGACCGTAAGCGGATCAACTTATAGCTACACCGCGACAGGTCTAACCAACGGCACAACTTATTATTTTGCGGTCAAGGCTGGAAATGACGGAGGAATAAGCGGATATTCCAATGAAGCAAGCGCAACGCCGCTGACGGTTCCTGCTGCACCGACAGATATTATTGCGACAGCAGGCGATGGCCAAGCGACCGTTACCTTTACGACTCCTACGGATAACGGCGGAAGTGCAATTACTGGTTACGAGGTCACCTCTTCGCCAGGCAATATCATTGCGGCAGGAACAGCCAGTCCCATTACAATAACCGGACTTCAGAATGGAACGACTTACACGTTTACGGTAAAAGCGATTAATAGTGTTGGCAGCAGTGCGGCTTCCGCTGTCTCCAATGCCGTAACACCGCACGGCAGCACACCTGCTGAGCCGACCACTCCAAGCATACCACAGCCAATGAATACAGGAGTCGATGCGCTTGAAAATGGTAAAGTGCAATCTATCGGCACGGCAACAACAACTAAAGTGAATGACCAAACGGTTACGACTGTAGTGATTGATCCGAAGAAGCTTGACGCCATCCTTGCGGCAGAAGATCAGCATGCGGTAATTACGATACCGGTGAATACGAAAGCGGATGTCGTGGTTGGCGAACTGAACGGCCAGATGGTTAAGAACATGGAGCAAAAACAGGCGGTTCTGGTAATCAAAACCGAGAATGCCACCTACACGCTGCCTGCCCAGCAGATCAATATTAATCATTTATCGGATCAGCTTGGAAAGCCTGTAGCGCTTCAGGATATCAAGGTACAGATCGAAATCGCCGCACCAAAGGCAGACACGGTGAAGACCGTAGAGAACGCGGCGTCCAAAGGCCAGTTTACGATTGTCGCTCCGCCGCTTAACTTCACGGTCAGAGGAATTTACGGGGATGCGAAGGTCGAAGTGTCCAAGTTCAATGCCTACGTGGAACGGACGCTTGCCATTCCAGATGGCGCAGATCCCCAAAAAATCACCACAGGAGTTGTGATTGAACCGGATGGAGCCGTCCGCCATGTGCCAACGAAAATCGTTAAGGTTGACGGGAAATACTTCGCAGAAGTGAACAGTTTGACGAACAGTACGTATTCCGTTGTCTGGCATCCCCTTGAGTTCAAGGATGTCGCCAAGCATTGGGCAAAAGATGCGGTGAACGACATGGGTTCACGAATGATTGTGGGCGGCAGCGGCAGCGACATGTTCAATCCAGATCAAGACATTACGCGTGCGGAGTTTGCGGCAATCGTCGTTCGGGGCTTGGGACTGAAGCCGGAGGGGAATGCTGCTCCATTTTCGGATGTACAGCAATCGGATTGGTACAATGATTTTATTCAAACCTCCTATGCCTACCAGCTGATTACCGGTTTTGAAGACGGCACCTTCCGTCCGGACGACAAGATTACGCGAGAACAGGCGATGGCCATCATCGCGAAAGCGATGACGATCACCGACCTGAAAGCAAAGCTCCCGTCTAAAGAAGCAGGAGAAGTTCTGAGACCATTTGCGGATGCGAATAAGACTTCCGGGTGGGCGAAGAATAGTGCGGCCGACTGCTTGCAAGCAGGCATTATTTCCGGCAGAAACCACAGCCAACTTGCACCGAAGGATAACATCACCAGAGCCGAGGTTGCCGCTATTATTCAGAGACTTCTACAAAAGTCTGATTTGATTAACTAA
- a CDS encoding YdeI/OmpD-associated family protein, protein MNMNSKSSVITKLNLSKYPSKLILNKPEDIDDFNELDFDSAFKKEQYDLIFIFIFNLEQFSSHLQYVIDNQALNDDGYLYFAYPKKNNPKYKEYIDRDSFMVHIPVDEEGYVQNSRLKFSRMVSLDEVFTVVGLKSQAPKSKKTASTKSSQCVDDYIESISEIKNHLENDKDVLDLYNQLTFGYQKDWARYIYSAKRSETQEKRLTEMKDILAQGYKSIDLYRRRGK, encoded by the coding sequence ATGAACATGAATTCGAAGAGCAGCGTAATAACAAAACTGAATCTCAGTAAATATCCTTCGAAACTGATTCTGAATAAACCGGAGGACATTGATGATTTTAATGAATTGGACTTTGATTCTGCCTTCAAAAAAGAGCAATATGATTTGATTTTTATCTTTATTTTTAATCTTGAGCAATTTAGCAGCCACTTGCAGTACGTCATTGACAACCAGGCATTAAATGATGACGGATATTTATACTTCGCTTATCCCAAGAAAAATAATCCGAAGTACAAAGAATACATAGACCGTGACAGCTTCATGGTTCACATCCCCGTGGACGAGGAAGGATATGTACAGAACAGCCGCTTGAAATTTTCAAGGATGGTCAGTCTGGATGAGGTGTTCACAGTCGTCGGACTAAAGTCGCAGGCTCCAAAATCAAAAAAAACCGCCAGCACCAAGAGCAGTCAATGCGTTGACGATTACATCGAATCCATTTCGGAAATCAAGAATCATTTGGAAAACGATAAGGATGTATTGGATCTGTACAATCAATTAACCTTTGGTTACCAGAAAGATTGGGCCCGTTACATATACAGCGCAAAAAGAAGCGAGACACAGGAGAAACGTTTAACCGAAATGAAGGATATTTTGGCCCAAGGCTATAAGTCGATCGATTTGTATCGAAGAAGAGGGAAGTAG